The following proteins come from a genomic window of Brassica oleracea var. oleracea cultivar TO1000 unplaced genomic scaffold, BOL UnpScaffold02821, whole genome shotgun sequence:
- the LOC106321747 gene encoding pectinesterase/pectinesterase inhibitor 3-like, whose translation MASSIKEIFSKDNFTRNTKLVLLTTAIALLFLTAVTGIPVGASKANENRKQTLSPLSHAMLTSACSSTRYPELCISTLATSGGVKLTSQKDVIEASLNLTTTAVEHNYFTVKKLIKKRKGLTPREKTALHDCLETIDETLDELHEAVEDLQLYPNKKSLREHAGDLKTLISSAIPNQETCLDGFYHDRADKKIRKALLKGQ comes from the coding sequence ATGGCATCATCTATCAAAGAAATCTTCTCCAAAGATAATTTCACAAGAAATACGAAACTTGTTTTACTAACCACCGCCATAGCCTTACTCTTCTTAACAGCCGTCACTGGAATACCCGTCGGAGCTTCAAAAGCCAAcgaaaacagaaaacaaactctatctccGTTGTCTCACGCCATGTTAACATCCGCTTGCAGCTCCACACGTTACCCTGAGCTCTGCATCTCCACGCTGGCCACCTCCGGAGGCGTCAAGCTTACGTCGCAGAAAGACGTCATCGAGGCTTCGCTTAACCTCACGACAACTGCCGTGGAACACAACTACTTCACCGTGAAGAAACTGATCAAGAAGAGGAAAGGACTAACTCCTCGCGAGAAGACGGCGCTTCATGACTGTTTGGAGACTATTGATGAGACGCTCGATGAGCTTCACGAGGCGGTGGAAGATCTACAACTGTATCCTAACAAGAAGTCTCTCCGGGAACACGCCGGTGatctcaaaaccctaattaGCTCCGCCATTCCCAACCAGGAGACTTGTCTAGACGGCTTCTATCATGACCGCGCCGACAAGAAAATCCGTAAGGCCTTGTTGAAGGGTCAG